Part of the Pseudomonas abietaniphila genome is shown below.
TCGAAGACCTTAAAGCCATCGACCGCCTGCTCGGCAAGTTGTCGAGCAAGGCGCGCGCGGCGTTTTTGTACAGCCGTCTGGATGGCATGGCTCATGCCGAAATCGCCGACACACTCGGCGTTTCCGTCCCGCGTATACGTCAGTATCTGGCTCAGGGCATGCGCCAGTGCTATGTCGCCCTGTACGGCGAACCGACATGAGCATCACCACCCGCCCCGTCTCGTCGCAGGTACTCGATGCCGCCATCGCCTGGCAGTTATGCCTGGATTGCGGTCAGGGCAGCGAGGCGGAGCGCGAAGAGTTCGCCAAGTGGTACGCCGCGAGTGAAGAACACGCCCGCGCCTGGATGCAACTCGGCATGCTCGACCAGCGCTTTGTCGGCACCACCGGCCCGGCTCGCTCCGCGCTGCTGCGTTCGCGGGAAGGGGTTGGCCGCAAGATCCGCAAGCTCGGCCGAGGGGTTGCGGGTATCGCCATCGCACTGGGGCTGACCCTGTTTCTCGGCGAGCGTTATCTGCCGGTCAGTTATTGGCTGGCGGATCTACGCACGGCAACCGGCGAGCAACGCACGATTCGACTGTCGGACAACACCCTGATTCGCCTCAATACCCACAGCGCGGTAGACGTACGATTCGATGCGAAGCAGCGTCGGGTGATTCTTCAAGACGGCGAAATTTTTGTGGAAACCGGCAGCCACGACGACCCAAG
Proteins encoded:
- a CDS encoding FecR family protein — translated: MSITTRPVSSQVLDAAIAWQLCLDCGQGSEAEREEFAKWYAASEEHARAWMQLGMLDQRFVGTTGPARSALLRSREGVGRKIRKLGRGVAGIAIALGLTLFLGERYLPVSYWLADLRTATGEQRTIRLSDNTLIRLNTHSAVDVRFDAKQRRVILQDGEIFVETGSHDDPRPFIVETDEGSMRALGTKFLVKRADDGTLLSVLQSAVAAHPQAADTEMILREGQQMLIQRHSLGPMLALAPGTDAWMRGMLVVDNAPLKDVIAELARYRQGHLGVAPEVADLRITGSFPLKDTDLALKALMPTLPVEIEQRTHWWVTVVASTARPSSKL